One region of Chelonoidis abingdonii isolate Lonesome George chromosome 14, CheloAbing_2.0, whole genome shotgun sequence genomic DNA includes:
- the CHRNA4 gene encoding neuronal acetylcholine receptor subunit alpha-4, translating into MGFLVSKENLLLFLCANVFPVCSHVETRAHAEERLLKKLFSGYNKWSRPVANTSDVVLVHFGLSIAQLIDVDEKNQMMTTNMWVKQEWYDYKLHWDPLEYENVTSIRIPSELIWRPDIVLYNNADGDFAITHLTKAHLFYDGRIKWMPPAIYKSSCSIDVTFFPFDQQNCTMKFGSWTYDKAKIDLVSMHSHVDQLDYWESGEWVIIDAVGNYNIKKYECCTEIYPDITYFFIIKRLPLFYTINLIIPCLLISFLTVLVFYLPSECGEKITLCISVLLSLTVFLLLITEIIPSTSLVIPLIGEYLLFTMIFVTLSIIITVFVLNVHHRSPRTHTMPDWVKRIFLDVIPRLLFMQRPSVVKNSCKKLIESMHKIASSPQLWSETEVEPKFTTGSSDSPQSKEPSPVSSPCAHLEEQVKPQTVGKSPSLQYSVLHQEPAQASCSSLQPPCHPLSDTQSTSISKSRSLSVQQMYSPNKVEDGSIRCRSRSIQYCYLQEESSQTNGQTSGSPASQRYHQNEKQPQSKPSQCKCKCKKNVATSSSEQGTKTLSTKEQHVLLMSPALKLAVEGVHYIADHLRAEDADFSVKEDWKYVAMVIDRIFLWMFIIVCLLGTVGLFLPPWLAGMI; encoded by the exons ATGGGCTTTCTGGTTTCTAAAGAAaaccttctcctcttcctctgcgCTAACGTCTTCCCTG TGTGCAGCCACGTAGAAACCCGAGCCCACGCAGAGGAGAGACTCCTGAAGAAACTCTTCTCTGGCTATAACAAATGGTCCCGACCTGTAGCCAACACTTCCGACGTAGTTCTCGTCCATTTCGGATTGTCCATCGCGCAGCTCATTGACGTG GATGAGAAGAATCAAATGATGACCACGAACATGTGGGTGAAGCAG GAGTGGTATGACTACAAGTTGCACTGGGATCCTCTGGAATATGAGAATGTTACATCCATTCGCATCCCTTCAGAACTCATTTGGAGGCCGGATATCGTTCTCTACAATAA TGCAGATGGGGACTTTGCAATCACCCACCTGACCAAAGCTCACCTTTTTTATGATGGAAGAATCAAGTGGATGCCCCCTGCTATCTACAAAAGCTCCTGTAGCATCGATGTCACCTTCTTCCCCTTTGACCAGCAAAACTGCACCATGAAGTTTGGCTCCTGGACCTATGACAAAGCCAAGATAGACTTAGTGAGCATGCACAGCCATGTGGACCAATTGGACTACTGGGAGAGTGGAGAATGGGTCATCATCGATGCTGTGGGCAATTACAATATCAAGAAATACGAGTGCTGTACAGAGATCTACCCTGATATCACCTACTTCTTTATTATCAAGAGGCTGCCCTTGTTCTACACAATTAATCTGATCATCCCCTGCCTCCTtatctccttcctgactgtcttAGTCTTCTACCTGCCTTCAGAGTGTGGTGAGAAGATCACCCTTTGTATCTCAGTGCTGCTGTCACTGACTGTGTTCCTGCTGCTCATTACGGAGATCATCCCTTCCACCTCCTTGGTCATCCCCTTGATTGGAGAGTATCTGCTTTTCACCATGATATTTGTCACCTTGTCCATCATCATCACTGTCTTTGTGCTCAACGTGCACCACCGATCCCCCCGCACCCACACCATGCCCGACTGGGTGAAGCGAATCTTTCTCGATGTTATCCCACGCCTCCTCTTCATGCAACGGCCGTCGGTGGTGAAGAACTCTTGCAAGAAGCTGATTGAGTCCATGCACAAAATAGCCTCCTCTCCGCAGCTTTGGTCTGAGACCGAAGTGGAACCTAAGTTTACTACAGGCTCTTCAGACAGCCCTCAGAGCAAAGAACCGTCACCCGTCTCTTCCCCCTGTGCCCATCTTGAGGAGCAAGTCAAACCCCAGACTGTCGGCAAGTCACCTTCTCTCCAGTACTCTGTGCTACACCAAGAGccagcacaggctagctgctcctccctgcagcccccctgccatCCGCTGAGTGACACCCAGTCCACATCCATCTCCAAGAGCAGATCATTAAGCGTCCAGCAGATGTACAGCCCAAATAAAGTAGAGGATGGGAGCATCCGCTGCAGATCCAGGAGCATCCAGTACTGCTATCTGCAAGAGGAGTCCTCCCAGACCAACGGCCAGACCAGTGGCTCTCCGGCATCTCAGCGGTACCATCAGAATGAAAAGCAGCCCCAGAGCAAACCCTCCCAGTGTAAATGCAAGTGTAAAAAGAATGTGGCAACCAGCTCTTCAGAGCAAGGAACCAAAACTCTCAGCACCAAAGAGCAACACGTTTTGCTGATGTCCCCTGCCTTGAAGCTGGCAGTGGAGGGGGTCCATTACATCGCAGACCACTTGAGAGCCGAGGATGCGGATTTCTCA